A window from Rhizosphaericola mali encodes these proteins:
- a CDS encoding Ldh family oxidoreductase, whose amino-acid sequence MEKIITYKSLYSFTEKIFLAIGCSPEHAALAADVLLQADLRGVDSHGTARLSGYVRLWEVGRVNTQPQIKITYETPSTAVVDGDRGLGLVVAPFAMKVAMEKANNVGTGWVSVKNSNHFGIAGYHAMMALENDMIGIAMTNASALVAPTNSKERMLGTNPIAVAVPADNEPAFVSDMATAAAANGKLEIAQRKGYDIPEGWAQTLDGTPTIQSDILKHQGALLPLGSDEKHGSHKGYCLASVVDIFSAVLSGASYGPWAPPFPAYVPLPTNMPGEGLGHFLGAMRVDAFRPAVEFKKEMDHWISRFREAKPIVPDKKVLIPGDPEREMTAIRMKDGIPINDIVWSDLEDLSTRFHIKLI is encoded by the coding sequence ATGGAAAAAATAATTACTTATAAATCTTTATATTCTTTTACTGAAAAAATATTTTTAGCAATTGGTTGTTCTCCTGAGCATGCAGCACTTGCGGCAGATGTTTTATTGCAGGCGGACTTAAGAGGTGTCGATAGCCATGGAACGGCACGTTTGTCTGGTTATGTTAGACTATGGGAAGTCGGTAGAGTAAATACCCAACCACAAATCAAAATAACCTATGAAACTCCGTCAACTGCGGTTGTAGATGGAGATCGAGGATTAGGGTTGGTTGTAGCACCTTTTGCTATGAAAGTAGCTATGGAAAAAGCCAATAATGTTGGTACTGGCTGGGTAAGTGTAAAAAATAGTAATCATTTTGGGATTGCCGGATATCACGCCATGATGGCATTGGAAAATGACATGATCGGTATAGCAATGACTAACGCAAGTGCATTGGTCGCTCCGACCAATTCTAAAGAAAGGATGTTGGGTACGAATCCAATAGCGGTGGCAGTACCTGCTGACAATGAGCCAGCATTTGTGTCAGATATGGCAACAGCAGCGGCGGCAAACGGAAAATTAGAAATAGCTCAACGCAAGGGTTATGATATTCCTGAAGGATGGGCGCAAACTTTAGACGGTACACCTACAATACAATCTGATATTTTAAAGCATCAAGGAGCTTTACTGCCTTTGGGTAGTGATGAAAAACATGGTAGTCACAAAGGTTATTGTCTGGCAAGTGTTGTAGATATATTCTCTGCTGTTCTAAGTGGAGCGTCTTATGGACCATGGGCACCTCCTTTTCCTGCTTATGTGCCGTTACCTACAAATATGCCAGGGGAAGGATTGGGACATTTTTTAGGAGCAATGCGTGTAGATGCTTTTCGCCCTGCCGTAGAATTTAAAAAGGAAATGGATCATTGGATTAGTAGATTTCGCGAGGCAAAGCCTATTGTGCCAGACAAAAAAGTTTTAATACCTGGTGATCCAGAGAGAGAAATGACGGCAATTAGAATGAAAGATGGTATTCCAATTAATGATATCGTATGGTCCGATTTAGAAGATTTGTCAACTAGATTTCACATTAAATTAATCTAA